GAAGAGTTCTTCGACGTTCTCCAGAAATTCCTGATCTTCTAACAGCAGGCCCTGGTAGCGTTCGGCCTTCAAGAGGTCGAGTAACGGGTTGTTGGGATCCTTAACTGCTGCCGCCTTTAAGACAGGATCTTGTAGGTGTAGGTATACGGCCCCGGCCAGGTTGGCCGTCGTGGCGGGCACACCCACTTCGGCCGCAAAGTTTTGCTTCACGGCATCCAGGTAGGTCAACATCTGCATGGCCTGTCCGTAGTAGGCCTCCTGGAAGCTAAATTGATGGGGGGAACTCTTATAGTCCACAATTCCCAGGTAGGTCTTGTCGTTAACGTCGAGTTGGTCCAACCGGTCAATCCGTCCCCGGACGCTAACCTGACGGTGATTTTCCAAATCAAAGGTTAGCGGAGCCCACCCGTGCTGGTCCCCCATCCCAAACTGAACTTCGGTTTTGCGGGGCCGTAATGGCGTGCGTTGACTTTGTTGTTGCAGCGTCCAAGCCATCCGTTGCATGGTCTTGATGAGTTGGGTCCGAATATACCCCATTCGCTCCGAGCTCTCTAAAATCGCAAACTGTGGATTCTGGGTGACGTCCAGCACTTTCGCGACGGCTTCGTCGGTCATTTCCCGTAGTTGGTCGGCATCCAGTTCCTTCAAATTCAACTTCTGCGCCTTGACCATCTTAATCAGGTCATCCAAGGTGGCGTGGAAAAATTCCCCGGTGCTGGCCGGTGAAAGTTCGAACACGTCCCGTTCCTGCAGGCGCAAGCCGTATTTTAGGAAGTAGGCGTACGGGTTAGCGTAATATTCCTCTAACTTAGAAATTGAGGTGTTGATCTTGGTCCCATAGAGCTGGGTAACGATGTCGGGCGTCAATTGCGTCGGGACGTTGCGGTACTTCAGGCTCCCCAACAACTTGGTGGTCAAGTCGCCGTACTGGGGGTCTTGCCGTAAAACCGTCATGAGAAATAACCAGTTGGGTGCCAAGGGCTGGTTCGCCAGTTGACCGGCGTGACTGACCTGAACCAAGTGACGTAGCGTGGTCCGCCGCGTCCCCACGAAGCTTTGAATATCGTGACCATCCATCGCCGGCGTCGTGTTGACCGGCGTGACGGGTAACTGAAAATGGTCACGAATCCGCGCTAGGTACGGTGAAATTTGCAGGTCATTTTCCCCATCATTAGTCACCGGATAGCTAAAAATCAGCTGTTCGCTGCCACTTAGGAAGCCCAGGTAGTTCAGGTACGGTTCTCCCGCCAACTGGGTCGCGGCATCGTCTCGGAGGTAGGCCCCCTGGTCGGTGACTTGTAACTGGGCACTCAATTCTTGGCGGTCAGTGTCGGCTAAGAGGGTCGCGGGAACTTGGTTGTCCGGCATGGTATCCGCCGTGGCCCCCATTAAGAAGGTCACCTTGCGATTGTTGGCCTGAACAATCCCGCTTTCGGACACCATGACCTGATCCAAAGTAGACGGGATCTGACTGAACTTCGCCCCGCTAAAACCGGCCTGGAGTAAGGCTTGAAAATCCGTCTGGTTGAACGCTAAATCACCTAAAATGGCGTGGCATTCGTCGAGCATCTGGCAGAAGGTCTGCCAGGTCTGCTCCGGTTGGCCTGCCAGGGTGAGGTCCTGATTGGTAATGGCCTGATCACGCCAAGCCATCAACTGGTCCGCCACCCCGTGGTTTACCAAAAACTGATACAGAATCGTGGCCGCGTCCGTATAGGTCTTGGCCTTTTTGAGAGCTTGAAAGAACGACGGCAACGTCTGGCCAATGAAGTGCCGGATGACGTTAATCTGCCGGGTAATGGCCGCATCTTTCGAGGTTTGGACGGTATCGTCCCCCGGGGTAAACCGGGTGTATTGCCAGTCATCGGCTTGCGTCCAGCGCTTTTGGCCCTCAAACCCGGTCTTCAACACGAAGTTTTCGGTCAACGCCACGGCCTGCCGGTAATCTACTAAGGTCATTGGTTGTCCGTCGGCAGTTTGCGGTAGTAACAGTTCCGTTTTCAACACCCGAAAGACGTCGCTATAGCGATAATTCCGCCGTTGAATATCGAAGAGGGCGTTGATTAATTCCACGAAGGGGTGGTCGGCCATCTGCACATCGGCATCGTCAAAGTAAGGAATTTCTTGCATCCTAAAAATGGGATCGATCACCGTCTGGTAAGCGTCCAAATGGCGCGTCAAAATCAAGAAGTCGTGGTAACGGTACTGCCCACTGGCGACCATTCGCCGGATCTGGTTGGCGATGTGCGCCACTTCCCCGTAACGATTCGGCGCTTCGAAGATCCTTAGCTGCGTTGGCACCTTAGCTACCGGCTGAGGTTGGGCCCCAATCGTGTTGCTGGTCTGCCAATAATCGTCTAACGCCAAGAGATCGGCAGAAACCCGCGCATCACGTGCGCGCTGATCGACCTGGATGGCCACGTGGTTCGCCCGGGCACTCACGTAGAGCTGGTGGTATAACTTCCCCGATTGGAAAAAGAGGTCGGTTACCGGTGGCAATTCTTGCGGGTAGGCCTGGTCTAAGTTCAACGCGATGGTCACGCTACCCGCTTGCTGAATGAGGACCGTCACCAGGTTACGCTCCTGGGCACTTAATTGGGAGAACCCTTCCAGATAAAAGTGCGCGTGACTGAGGTCAATCTGGGTCAGGTAGTCGGCCAGTTGATTCAAGAGATCCGTATTGGCCACGTACTTGCCTTGCATCTGGGTCTCGACGGCCGCGTAAATCACCGCCAAGTCGTGCAACTTGGCCTGTAAATCCGCACTACCCGGCGCTAACCGGTCGATGGCCGCGGTCAAATCACCGGCCGTGACCTGACCAACCCGCAGTTCTGACAGTTGAGCGGTCAGTTGGCTGATGAAACCCGGACGCGTGACCTCCCCGCGAAAGATGGTCAAGTCGTCAGCGTGACTTTGAATGATCTGATAGATCAGCATGTTTAGTCCCGCCGGTGAGATCCGGGGAAGCTGGTAAATCGGTTCGTTTTTCATGAAGAACCAGGCTAAGCGGGTAAACGAAAAGACCTGAACCTGTGTCTGGGCAAAGAGGGCCTGGTCCGGAGCCATTAAGTGCTGTAACGCACTGAGCACATCCACTTCAGTCTCAAACTTAATGTGGTTGGGAACTAGGTAATAGCACTGGTCCGTAGGCTGGTCGGTCAGGTGGTGGGCCATGGCCTGGATCATGGGGGTGCGGTGATCACGACCCGCGCTCCCTAAAACAAACTGTAAACTCATGGAATGAAGCCTCCCCTATTCTGACTATAGTTGAGTCTATTTTAGCATAACAAACGTATGTTCGCTAAAATGAAAGGCAAATGACAATCTTTTCCAACTTTTTACACACCGGCCGGCACAGGCGTGCTAAACTGGAGATAATATTAAAATATGATGAGAAAGCCGGCTTAGTTTTATGCAAAAAAACGAACAAGTTCAGATTCTCCAACACCTCGTTAGACTTAATTCCGTGAACGGCAACGAAGCAGCCGTTGCCACCTATATTCAACAATTGTTTGCCGACCACGGCATCACCAGCAAGCTCATTCCGTACGCTCCCGACCGGAGTAATCTGGTTGCCGAAATCGGAACCGGAGAGAAGGTTCTCGCCTTATCCGGCCACTTGGATACCGTCGCCACGGGTGATCCCGCTCAATGGCAATTTCCCCCATTCGATGCCCACATCGATCACAACCAACTCTATGGTCGGGGGGCGGCGGACATGAAGAGTGGCTTGGCCGCCATGGTCATCACCTTCATCACCTTGGCCGACCAACAAACCACGCTCAACGGTCGCCTACGGTTCATCGGGACCGTGGGGGAAGAAAACGGTGCCATGGGGTCCCGGATGCTAACGGAGCAGGGACTCGCCGACGACCTAGACGGCATGGTGATTGGTGAACCTACCGGCGGGAACATCGTCTACGCCCACAACGGATCGTTGAACTACCACGTCTTCTGCCAAGGTAAGGGCGCCCACAGCTCCATGCCAGAAAAGGGCATCAACGCGATTACCAACCTGATCAAGTTTGTTACAGCCGAGGCCACGGCCTTTGACGATGCTCCGGTGAGTCCCGAACTTGGCCCACTGGTCCACAACGTCACGGTCTTTAACGGGGGCGAACAGGTCAACAGCATCCCCGCTAATGCCGAGCTTCAGGGTAACATTCGGCCTATCCCGGAATTCGATAACGCCGCCGTCATCAAGCGGTTGAACGAAGTCGTCGACAAGTTAAACGCCGCCACCCAAGCCACCCTAAAGTTGCACGTCGACTACAGTTTCAAGCCAATCATTAGTGATCAAAGTGAACCGCTAATCCAGCTGACCAAGCAGATTGCCGACGCCGAATTTGGCCACCCCATCAAATTAGAGGTCATCCACGGGGCCACCGACGCTTCCGAATTCACTAAGTCGTCTCATCAGTTCCCGGTCATGGTTTACGGCGCCGGTGAATGGTCCGTGGCCCACGCGTTAAACGAGTCCGTGGATCTCGATCAATTCATCCACGTTCAACACGTTTACCAACAGTTAGCCGAACAGTTTTTGGCTTAACAGAGTGGGACAGAAGGCGGTTAGCTGGCTTACGGGGTTAAGCGGAACTAGCTGCCTTGGGGCACACGTTTCGACATCAAAAAGCAGCTCGCCGATTGAGCGAGCTGCTTTTTTAAGCTAATCTGTTGGTCAATTACTTACCGGTCGTCCGGTAATCGTGTTGACCAAAGTACTGTAGTCCCGGTAAAGCTTGT
Above is a window of Levilactobacillus zymae DNA encoding:
- a CDS encoding PD-(D/E)XK nuclease family protein — translated: MSLQFVLGSAGRDHRTPMIQAMAHHLTDQPTDQCYYLVPNHIKFETEVDVLSALQHLMAPDQALFAQTQVQVFSFTRLAWFFMKNEPIYQLPRISPAGLNMLIYQIIQSHADDLTIFRGEVTRPGFISQLTAQLSELRVGQVTAGDLTAAIDRLAPGSADLQAKLHDLAVIYAAVETQMQGKYVANTDLLNQLADYLTQIDLSHAHFYLEGFSQLSAQERNLVTVLIQQAGSVTIALNLDQAYPQELPPVTDLFFQSGKLYHQLYVSARANHVAIQVDQRARDARVSADLLALDDYWQTSNTIGAQPQPVAKVPTQLRIFEAPNRYGEVAHIANQIRRMVASGQYRYHDFLILTRHLDAYQTVIDPIFRMQEIPYFDDADVQMADHPFVELINALFDIQRRNYRYSDVFRVLKTELLLPQTADGQPMTLVDYRQAVALTENFVLKTGFEGQKRWTQADDWQYTRFTPGDDTVQTSKDAAITRQINVIRHFIGQTLPSFFQALKKAKTYTDAATILYQFLVNHGVADQLMAWRDQAITNQDLTLAGQPEQTWQTFCQMLDECHAILGDLAFNQTDFQALLQAGFSGAKFSQIPSTLDQVMVSESGIVQANNRKVTFLMGATADTMPDNQVPATLLADTDRQELSAQLQVTDQGAYLRDDAATQLAGEPYLNYLGFLSGSEQLIFSYPVTNDGENDLQISPYLARIRDHFQLPVTPVNTTPAMDGHDIQSFVGTRRTTLRHLVQVSHAGQLANQPLAPNWLFLMTVLRQDPQYGDLTTKLLGSLKYRNVPTQLTPDIVTQLYGTKINTSISKLEEYYANPYAYFLKYGLRLQERDVFELSPASTGEFFHATLDDLIKMVKAQKLNLKELDADQLREMTDEAVAKVLDVTQNPQFAILESSERMGYIRTQLIKTMQRMAWTLQQQSQRTPLRPRKTEVQFGMGDQHGWAPLTFDLENHRQVSVRGRIDRLDQLDVNDKTYLGIVDYKSSPHQFSFQEAYYGQAMQMLTYLDAVKQNFAAEVGVPATTANLAGAVYLHLQDPVLKAAAVKDPNNPLLDLLKAERYQGLLLEDQEFLENVEELFKTKNDFSQLFQGLRKTAKGFTSRSKLLVTPSELDNLLAHTEYLIQQAATQIFAGKIALSPVREQNRTALQYSPYKAIMQFDPLLEENSYHDLQPLSRDEVMKLIQAEIAKRQAAKGEDHE
- a CDS encoding ArgE/DapE family deacylase codes for the protein MQKNEQVQILQHLVRLNSVNGNEAAVATYIQQLFADHGITSKLIPYAPDRSNLVAEIGTGEKVLALSGHLDTVATGDPAQWQFPPFDAHIDHNQLYGRGAADMKSGLAAMVITFITLADQQTTLNGRLRFIGTVGEENGAMGSRMLTEQGLADDLDGMVIGEPTGGNIVYAHNGSLNYHVFCQGKGAHSSMPEKGINAITNLIKFVTAEATAFDDAPVSPELGPLVHNVTVFNGGEQVNSIPANAELQGNIRPIPEFDNAAVIKRLNEVVDKLNAATQATLKLHVDYSFKPIISDQSEPLIQLTKQIADAEFGHPIKLEVIHGATDASEFTKSSHQFPVMVYGAGEWSVAHALNESVDLDQFIHVQHVYQQLAEQFLA